Sequence from the Drosophila subpulchrella strain 33 F10 #4 breed RU33 chromosome 3R, RU_Dsub_v1.1 Primary Assembly, whole genome shotgun sequence genome:
TGCCTCTGCTGTTGATTTAAGCAGAGTGGTCAGCGCGTAATTGCGAGTTTAGTTGCAGCGCGTCGTCACTCCGTGGTCGAAAGTATCTCGCGATCGGATCATTTTATTCGTCTCGCATATATTGCATTTCCCCCATCTCGCATCTCTCGGCCAACTGCCTTTTGGCCATCGAGAAGAAGAGGGCCAATTATGTAAACGGATGGCTTGATTGCAAGTGCGTTTTTAATCGCGTTGAACTCGCACCTGAACTTCCAGCAGTAGTGCGACGATCTCTCGAAAAGTGTGAAAATCTCGTGGCCATAAATCGTGAATAATTGCCAGGGGGGAAGAAAAGAGATTTGAGGTGCCCGCAGTCAAAATTTGATTTATCACTTGTGATTGCCAGTCATAAATCAAATAGAGCTTAAAATCAGCTCTTAAATCAGTCTTGTTTGCACTGGATACCTCTAATTGTCAATCTAAAGAGTCAATAATTGCCTGGTTGATTAATAGCCTGAAAGTGAAATGGAGGATAGTTGGCCAAGATTGGAAATCGTTTATATGTGTGTCTTCCAGCAATTCCATAAAATCTCGAAATGTTTGCTCGAAAATTTACGTATTTTGTAAGGCTAACGAAAGTTCAATATTTTCGGCAAAAACTTTGGGTTTTGACTATAAAAAAAGCTTGAGTTCTTCGCCCGAGGAGCTTTCACAGCTGTGTTTCTGCATTCTTCGAGTGATTCTCTTCAGCGGATAGCAGATTCCTTAAATCGCTCTCTTCAGCTGTCTTCGGGGAATACCAAATAAATTCTCTAGTTTTCAACTTGATGTAGAATGTCTGCCGATTTCTTCTTCCTCATTACGCATGGGTTTATAGAGTATGCGATCTCTCTTTTTCACTGCTCTTTGTTTAACTGCAATTGCtcctttattatttatatgtgCGAGCACGTTTAAATTAAAACGTAAAATGTTTTTCGCTttgttctttttatttattttccgcGCTCAACCAGCAGCAATTTTATTGTTCTTTTTGTTGACtggttgtttttattttttttttttgtcggcAAGAGTTCAAGGCCTTTACTGCGAAGACTTTCGATCATTTCCCGGTTTTGCTGCTAACCTGACGGAAATGTAATTGTACGGGTTACAAAGTGAAATGCATTGCGATGAAGCGAGTTCCTCGCGTGCGCCTGTAAATCTCCCAGCTGGCGGACAAAAGAGGCATTCCCATTCGAGGCGAATCGCATCCAATCTACTATCCACCACCCACTCGTCCACATATGTTATTTGGGTGTTCTTCTCTCTATGTTTTCCCTCTCACTCTGGCAAGTGCGCAATATTTTCACACTtttcacaaaaataaaaacgattCCTCAATATTTTCTGGCTaccgccgccgctgccgccaCCGCCGCATCATTATTTCCTTCATCTACTTCGGTCTTCGCATCTGCCGCCTCTTTCTTACGTCGTCGCACGAATTTTCCGAAAAATTTTCCCCAGTTTTCCTCAGTTAAATTTTAGTCCGTGTCGTGGCAGCGCGTCCCGTCCGTCGTTCGTCGCGAACCGCGTGGATAGAACGCATCCAGACcgacaaagaaaaaaaaaccttgTACAATCCTCACCAGAACTGATTGTTTTGTTGGGCTTCTCTTTTAAGTGCGGCAGCAATAGCCGAGGATCCCAAAGATTGGACACCAACGAATGACagcaataataataacaacaatagCAAGGGAAAAGGTGGCTCCAGTAATCAGTCCCAGAAGTCGCAGAACAGACGTCGCCGCAGCTCGGACAAATCTTCGACCAGCCGGAGACATCTGGAAGGGGATAGGGAACGGGAAAGGGAACGGGAACGAGAACGGGATAGGGACAGGGAACGAGACAAGGAACGCGAGATGGCCGATCGACATAGAAGATACTATGCGGGCGGAGGACTCGGCAGCACTACGGGATTGGGCTACCATCCCAGCAGCAgcgggagcagcagcagcactgCAGCCCTGATGGGTCGCTACCAGAAGAGCTCCACCACAGCCAACGCCCTGGACAGATTGCGAACCCACCTGAGTCCCGTGGGTGGTTACTACAAGCCACTGATACGAGGACTGGGCGGCGGGAGGCGTGACCGCGACCTAGACGATGTTAGTATCTGCGAAATCGTTGGAAAGTGAACCAAAAGCGAGCGGTGTGCAAACCACTTAAGCGACCCAGACACCCAGACCTCCAGACCTCCCCAGATCGAGATCCCAAAAGCGGGAGCCGTGACTCACGGCCTGGGCATTTCGTTTTGGAAAACAGCAAAAGAAATCATCTCACCTGTCGGCCGTGAGTCAGCGAAAGAGTGACTGCCCTAAATGTGTGACATGTCTGACGGTCTTACGAGGAAATATGCGCAATTAAAGGGGTCTTTATAGATATACTATATGTGTATATGAGCAGTATTGCACTAACGCTACCCCTATTGCCACATACATGCCTATAGAAAGTTTCTTCCTAcacagatagatagatagatagatatatGTGCAGATATTATATTAGGGGCCCACACGGGCGCGTTTTATAGCGCTTCTATATGGCCGATTCTATATCTTCAGCTTCATTCTTGCCGTGTGCGTTTACGTTTTCGAATTTATTTTCGATTCCAACATCTCAGCGCTTTTCTCTATTCCGCTATATTTGTATCTCTCTGTACGCCACACAGATGTGTATAAAGCTATTCATGATTTTTCACGATTTTCTGCCgctctatatatataaactttGAAGGTCGTCGCGCCGTAGACTTTTTTGTTTAGATTTCGCTAGGCattctaaataaaaataaagggTATCCCCCGCGGCCACCTCTAACCTCTCTGAAAAGCAGAGAATAAATGGAGAAAGCCACCTTTAATGGTAGTGAAATTGTGCGAAATGAAAAGGCCCAAAAGCACCCCATAATTAGTCATTGCCGAAAAGGCCATTTAAATAGGGTCTAAGTCTAGGTCTGGTCTTGAGTTTCGGTCTCTGGGCCTTCTTCTTTCGTGGAGCGTAAAAAGTTTTACGCCCGTCACCGTTGGTTTCACACGAGCGCTGCTTTGGAGCACTTTCCATCTCCATTAAACCTGTGAATCCGAAACTGAATCTTAATCTCCTCAATCACCCCTCCCTTCAAATCGTCTGGTTCTTCAGCGAAGAGATCTGCTCTTGGACAAAGACAGAACGCCCACCACCTCAGCGACCTCCTCGGGAGGCAAGCAGTCGGCCATTTCCCGGTTGGAGAACAAATACTCGGACATCTTGGAGCGAGCGGCTGGAAGGCGGCGGCATGAGGAGGATCGCGACAAGACGCTGGAGCCGGACGACTATGGCGCCAGCGGAAGTGGCGGACTGCTCCGCTCGGCCACCTCCCACCAGCTGGCCAAGTCGAAGTTGTCCTCCAGTTCTTTCAATGCATCGGATCGCAAGGAGCGCACTCCTTACCGAACTCGAGCTCAGAGGCAACGATATATGGCCGAGTCCAATGATAGTGGCTATCTGACCAGCAACAATCGTTTGCTGGACGAGAATTACCCAGTGGACTATGGCCAACGATACGACTACCATGATGCCCTGCGTCTTGGGGGAGCATCAGGTTATCCGTCCAGTCGCTACGGGCGAAGAGCTGGCGAGGAAGAAGCTCTCTCGCCACGCTCCACAAGAGCTTATGGCAGGACTAGAACAGTGGAAAGCCTGCTAGCCGCCGAGATCCAAGACAGCGGTCGGAATGCTGGAGCAGCACCTGCCGAAGATCGACCGTTGAACTCGAGGAACCGTTTTGCTCATCGACGCAAGGAGCAACCACCACCGGAATTGACTGCCGAGGAGCGGGAAATTCTTGCCGACGATCGCTCCTCGGAAGACAATGCAGCCATTCTGATGCTGTTGCGGGAAGACAACCAGTTCCTGGAAGCCAAAAAGTTTGAGGAGCGCATGCGCAAACGTCGTGAGCTTAGGGATCGCGTCAAGCGCATGGAAGAGGCGGCCGAGGAGGCCAAGAAGACTGAAGCGGCAGTAGCGGCGGCCGAAGCGGAGGCAGCTGCTCTCGAGCAGGAGGCCAAAATGGCCAAGGAGGCAGCCGCAGCAGCGGCcactgcagcagcaactgcagcatCTGCAGCAGTTTCATCAGCAGCCACACTAGAACCGCCGCAGGATGCGCCCAAGAAGAAGTCACGCAGCAAAAAAGTAACTAGAGAAGGCAGTGGCTCCTCCGAAAGCACCTCGGGCAGCAGCTCCTCCGATGAGGCGGAGACAGAAACCGAGACCGATTCGGCTGCGCCCGGTGTGCAACTAACCCACACAGCAGACGACACAACCCCACAGACACAGATCCCGTCTGTCAATGGCAGCACCACTACCTCCACCATCACTACAATTACTTCCCCCTCCGACACAGCCACCACCTCATCCACTAGCACTTCTGCTCTTTCTAACAACCACACAACGGCAGCAGCGACGGCACTCTCCTCCGGCACCACCAACGCAACCAAGAGCCGCTTTCTGCCCCACTCAGATCGCAACAACAATGACCTCGCCAAGTACAAGCCCAGCAGCCAGCTGATGCACTCCTCCAGCTCGGGGGCACTGGCCTTTGGCGGGATTGGTGCGCGCCTCGCGGCAGCTGATGCACGGCGTCAGCAGCAGCGGTATCAGGGCGCCAGTTCACGTACCGCTGCCGTGCTCAGCGAGTTTGATCGCTATAAGCCGGGATCGGCAACGGGCTCCGGTTCGAGCTACCTCCATGACTCGTACAGCGGGAGTAGCAGGCGGTCCAATGCCCTGGGAGGCAGCTCTTTGTATCCCCATCGATCTGGACTGGATGGctaccagcaacagcagtATCAGCAGTCTTCGTCTTCCTATCTGCAGCACGATCACTACCAGCTGGCCAAGAGCGCCACCTCGTCGGCCCTGTTCAACAGGTCACGCATTCCAAAGACACTCTCGACCTTTGTAAGCAATTAGCCACCCCGACTATCCATCCGGGGGATGGAAGATTCGTTAGCAGCTTGAGCTTTGTTGGCGCCGCCTCTTCTAACTGCAACTGTCCATGGCCCCAACCCCAACCCTAAACCTAACCCCTTCACATATCTCAAGACCCCCTTTCCCAAATCTTCTCCCCCAGACAGTCGACCTACTACAGAAAAAGCTAACAGCACTGCGGATTGTATTCCATGTTGACTAACTGATACAATGTTGATCCTGCCTGCGCTTTTTGCATGCGATTTTGACACTAAAGCTAGGAAAAAATGTAAGATATCCTCTGACCTCTGACTTATACAGCAAAAAACGACTTTATTTGTTCTTTTACCATTTTACGTTTATTACCAAAAAGAGCTGTTAATGTTATTACTAAGCAAAGAGCATTTAAtggtttgttgtttttttattgCCCAAGAAACAAGAGCACAGCTATTGGTGcttatctatatatatatatataaacatatatataatacGTTATATATACCATTTCCGATATATACCTATTTGCCATTATATATGATATTGTTTGTACATGTTTTGATATTAACCATTTTTGTAAACACAAATCTCAAAAATTTGTCCGAACTAATTTTCTTATCGAACAAACGAAACGTATTTTTCTCGTGTTTTTTCTGAATATGATGATGAAAATcacaatgatgatgatgatgggttgatgatgatgatgatgtacATACACAACTTGATGGGGATGATGatatgatgatgatgttggTTGGTTTACGGGATATCTGCGGCTGACTTATAAACGGAATGCGATTGCTTTTGGTGCCAACGTGGGATCGGATCGTTCGGATGGTGCGCTTTTTATTGACTTGACCTGATCCCGATCTacctgatgatgatgatgatgatggcccCTGCGACCTGCGACCCCTGGAACCGATCGAACCCgtggaaaatatataaatttttgtttcttttttctctttcttttttgtttctttttctcTCTTTCAAATTACATACTTTaccacacacgcacacacgcaCCTTATGTGTACGTCTGTAAACTACTGCCATCGACAACGACCACGCCCCCCAACTTCTCGCTCGCAAATTCTCCGCTCGCCGTTTCGCTCGCAACCCGCCTACTACCTCTGCCTCCTCTTTCAACGGATCGAATGCACCACCCGCAACGCAATCGCAATCGCAATCGCAATCGTCGCCACCCACCGCAAACAACGCCACCTCCAACAACCTGCAACATCGGCATCGCTAACGGCAACCACTGCAACAACCACCCTACGTCGTCGATCGCTCCACTCCGCTCCAATCCGATCCGATCTGATCCGATCCGAACGAACGATTGCTCGAACAGACAGCAAAGCCCGTCATTCAAGATGATGCTGATGGTCACTTAATTTACCACACCGGAGACATTCTCCATCACAGATGTTCGTgacaatttttggtttttaatttttccataCTTATGTTTAGACAACAATcagaaaacttaaaaaaagaaaaattactctaaaaaaaaaaaaaacaaagaaaagaaagaaaaaataatgagAGGCAAAAGCCAACAGTCACACTTTTCTTCTCTCCTCTTCTTATAACTctcttttagtttaaaatatttccaagttttcattattatttcttaattatCTCACAGCAAGACCAAATTCGCGTCGCGTGCAATCGGGAAATTAAGACAATTTTGAACGAATAAAAAGAGAGAAGGACAAAACAACAATTGAAATATTTCACACCATTTTCGTCAGTTCGCGAAAATCTTTTCAACTTCCGAAATTTGTCTTTGATGGCTCTAAGTTTAACTTTTACCGGCAAAACAAAATTCCCCTTAACCACGAAAAATTCAACTGGGAAGTTTTCACACATATAAAACGAACACGAACTTTGTCGCATAATTAACGaaataatattgaaaatgcAAACTCTTTCCGTACAACACACTCAGCTTAGAGTCGAAATTTAGTATTCTGCCCAGCCCTCATCCAATATTTAGTTACAGCTATAGGTTTAGCTTTAGAACAAGAAAAATAAAGCAGACAGCTAACGTTTAACACTCCTTAATGACTTGTCCGAAACCCTACTACAACTCGCTATCCTTTTCCCGAATTTCAGATAAGATCATGGCCACACTGGGTGAGGGAACTTTTGGACGTGTGGTCAAGGTCAAAGACATGGAGCGGTAAGTTTTCCTCtatttgtaaaataataatatctgTCTGAAACcctttttaattatttcagtGATTACTGCATGGCCTTGAAGATTATTAAGAACGTGGAAAAGTACCGCGAAGCTGCCAAGCTGGAGATAAATG
This genomic interval carries:
- the LOC119556611 gene encoding serine/threonine-protein kinase PRP4 homolog isoform X3, whose protein sequence is MATFLNRFHREKSEKILPTAAAAVVENGKAADAEAVQQQQQQQRPQRRYMRSATAASVTQLLSESCNSLLQRFRRNPSERPDNKQQQQQQQHQQQHQQQHQQQQHQQQQQHQQQQQQRNRAAAIAEDPKDWTPTNDSNNNNNNSKGKGGSSNQSQKSQNRRRRSSDKSSTSRRHLEGDRERERERERERDRDRERDKEREMADRHRRYYAGGGLGSTTGLGYHPSSSGSSSSTAALMGRYQKSSTTANALDRLRTHLSPVGGYYKPLIRGLGGGRRDRDLDDRRDLLLDKDRTPTTSATSSGGKQSAISRLENKYSDILERAAGRRRHEEDRDKTLEPDDYGASGSGGLLRSATSHQLAKSKLSSSSFNASDRKERTPYRTRAQRQRYMAESNDSGYLTSNNRLLDENYPVDYGQRYDYHDALRLGGASGYPSSRYGRRAGEEEALSPRSTRAYGRTRTVESLLAAEIQDSGRNAGAAPAEDRPLNSRNRFAHRRKEQPPPELTAEEREILADDRSSEDNAAILMLLREDNQFLEAKKFEERMRKRRELRDRVKRMEEAAEEAKKTEAAVAAAEAEAAALEQEAKMAKEAAAAAATAAATAASAAVSSAATLEPPQDAPKKKSRSKKTAKPVIQDDADGHLIYHTGDILHHRYKIMATLGEGTFGRVVKVKDMERDYCMALKIIKNVEKYREAAKLEINALEKIAQKDPHCDHLCVKMIDWFDYHGHMCIVFEMLGLSVFDFLRENNYEPYSLDQVRHMAYQLCYSVKFLHDNRLTHTDLKPENILFVDSDYTSHYNHKINREVRRVKNTDVRLIDFGSATFDHEHHSTIVSTRHYRAPEVILELGWSQPCDVWSIGCILFELYLGITLFQTHDNREHLAMMERILGQIPYRMARNHTLYSKTKTKYFYHGKLDWDEKSSAGRYVRDHCKPLFLCQLSDSEDHCELFSLIKKMLEYEPSSRITLGEALRHPFFDRLPPHHRVGEVSNKQPLSSGSSSRERSHSLSR
- the LOC119556611 gene encoding probable dual specificity protein kinase madd-3 isoform X2, which encodes MATFLNRFHREKSEKILPTAAAAVVENGKAADAEAVQQQQQQQRPQRRYMRSATAASVTQLLSESCNSLLQRFRRNPSERPDNKQQQQQQQHQQQHQQQHQQQQHQQQQQHQQQQQQRNRAAAIAEDPKDWTPTNDSNNNNNNSKGKGGSSNQSQKSQNRRRRSSDKSSTSRRHLEGDRERERERERERDRDRERDKEREMADRHRRYYAGGGLGSTTGLGYHPSSSGSSSSTAALMGRYQKSSTTANALDRLRTHLSPVGGYYKPLIRGLGGGRRDRDLDDRRDLLLDKDRTPTTSATSSGGKQSAISRLENKYSDILERAAGRRRHEEDRDKTLEPDDYGASGSGGLLRSATSHQLAKSKLSSSSFNASDRKERTPYRTRAQRQRYMAESNDSGYLTSNNRLLDENYPVDYGQRYDYHDALRLGGASGYPSSRYGRRAGEEEALSPRSTRAYGRTRTVESLLAAEIQDSGRNAGAAPAEDRPLNSRNRFAHRRKEQPPPELTAEEREILADDRSSEDNAAILMLLREDNQFLEAKKFEERMRKRRELRDRVKRMEEAAEEAKKTEAAVAAAEAEAAALEQEAKMAKEAAAAAATAAATAASAAVSSAATLEPPQDAPKKKSRSKKVTREGSGSSESTSGSSSSDEAETETETDSAAPGVQLTHTADDTTPQTQIPSVNGSTTTSTITTITSPSDTATTSSTSTSALSNNHTTAAATALSSGTTNATKSRFLPHSDRNNNDLAKYKPSSQLMHSSSSGALAFGGIGARLAAADARRQQQRYQGASSRTAAVLSEFDRYKPGSATGSGSSYLHDSYSGSSRRSNALGGSSLYPHRSGLDGYQQQQYQQSSSSYLQHDHYQLAKSATSSALFNRSRIPKTLSTFTAKPVIQDDADGHLIYHTGDILHHRYKIMATLGEGTFGRVVKVKDMERDYCMALKIIKNVEKYREAAKLEINALEKIAQKDPHCDHLCVKMIDWFDYHGHMCIVFEMLGLSVFDFLRENNYEPYSLDQVRHMAYQLCYSVKFLHDNRLTHTDLKPENILFVDSDYTSHYNHKINREVRRVKNTDVRLIDFGSATFDHEHHSTIVSTRHYRAPEVILELGWSQPCDVWSIGCILFELYLGITLFQTHDNREHLAMMERILGQIPYRMARNHTLYSKTKTKYFYHGKLDWDEKSSAGRYVRDHCKPLFLCQLSDSEDHCELFSLIKKMLEYEPSSRITLGEALRHPFFDRLPPHHRVGEVSNKQPLSSGSSSRERSHSLSR